A region of Clostridium acetobutylicum ATCC 824 DNA encodes the following proteins:
- a CDS encoding FprA family A-type flavoprotein: MSAEKLCENVYWVGVKDQKLRVFDIIMNTKKGSTYNSYLINDDKVAIIDTVKDGFYDEFLKSIKSVIGDKKVDYIVVQHTELDHSGSMYRLIKEYPEAKVVSSKAANMYLKEIVNDEFNSLDAMEVKELNLGKNTLEFISAPNLHWPDTMFTYNKENNILFTCDVMGCHYCPDGSIKDEGGEDYLPEMRYYFDVIMSPFKKFVNMGLDKIKDLKLDMIAPSHGPVHINDIEESVKLYREWAKEKEPKEKNVQIFYITAYGNTGIMAKHLCEDINKKGVKAEVHEITDMKMEDIVELIADANGVLVGSPTINQDAVRPVWDVLSSVCPIVNRGKAAAAFGSYGWSGEGVPMMMDRLKSLKFKTPDNGLKFKFVPASKEFSEADKFVDDFIGLL; encoded by the coding sequence ATTAATGATGATAAGGTTGCAATAATAGATACTGTAAAAGATGGTTTTTATGATGAATTTTTAAAAAGTATTAAAAGCGTTATAGGCGACAAAAAGGTAGACTACATAGTCGTGCAGCATACAGAATTAGATCACAGTGGTTCTATGTATAGATTGATAAAAGAGTATCCAGAAGCTAAGGTTGTTTCATCAAAAGCAGCTAATATGTATTTAAAAGAGATAGTAAATGATGAATTTAATAGTTTAGATGCTATGGAAGTGAAGGAGCTTAATTTAGGTAAAAATACATTAGAATTTATATCTGCCCCTAACCTTCATTGGCCAGATACAATGTTCACTTATAATAAAGAAAATAATATACTATTTACCTGTGATGTTATGGGATGCCACTATTGCCCTGATGGAAGCATAAAGGATGAGGGTGGAGAAGATTATCTTCCAGAAATGAGATATTACTTTGATGTAATAATGTCACCTTTTAAGAAGTTTGTAAATATGGGTTTAGATAAAATTAAAGATCTAAAGCTTGATATGATAGCTCCAAGCCATGGACCAGTTCATATTAATGATATAGAGGAAAGTGTGAAGCTTTATAGAGAGTGGGCTAAAGAAAAGGAACCTAAGGAGAAGAACGTTCAAATATTTTATATTACTGCCTATGGAAACACAGGTATCATGGCAAAACATTTATGCGAGGATATAAATAAAAAAGGTGTAAAGGCAGAAGTGCATGAGATAACTGATATGAAAATGGAAGATATAGTTGAATTGATAGCAGATGCTAATGGAGTTTTGGTTGGTTCTCCAACAATAAATCAAGACGCTGTAAGACCTGTATGGGATGTTCTTTCATCAGTATGTCCTATAGTTAATAGAGGAAAGGCAGCAGCTGCATTTGGATCTTATGGATGGAGTGGAGAAGGTGTCCCTATGATGATGGATAGATTAAAGTCCTTAAAGTTTAAAACTCCAGACAATGGTCTTAAGTTTAAATTCGTACCTGCTAGTAAAGAGTTCAGCGAAGCCGATAAATTTGTAGATGATTTTATAGGTTTATTATAA
- a CDS encoding lipase family alpha/beta hydrolase, translated as MTFLISFISFILLISVILLDIGKKLPLLNKAFMSIYLIFAPHIVLIYYLINHHTNIGQTNIVCKWIISIEIFFFIFYVWLKANLFPSIKKQAASLRLRIMIGGERIVLFGLYTSLIQILLYIVYLVKMRDAAPIHIFVIDLILAIIAILILLTNGMIRILCTSKRLNIAKRFIVGFVCFIPIINIFAMLYACHTAKIEYDHDLYKVITNKERVDSHVCKTKYPLVLVHGVGFRDLKYINYWGRIPKELIRNGATIYYGNQEAWGTVEYNAQYMKNKILQIIKETGCEKVNIIAHSKGGLDSRYMVSKLEMGKYVASLTMMSSPHRGCKFVDIACKIPDKIYRAVSNFFDKYYKILGDKNPDFYTASRQFSTYSSSKFNEEVKDVPGVYYQSYATAVKNIFSDYVVSIPYVLSKLTSGENDGLVSIDSAKWGHFKGVIRNNRRRGISHGDIIDLRREDYKGFDVLEKYVEIVSDLKEKGF; from the coding sequence ATGACATTTCTAATATCTTTTATCTCATTTATATTATTGATTAGCGTAATATTACTGGACATTGGAAAAAAACTACCTTTACTTAACAAAGCATTTATGAGTATATATCTTATTTTTGCTCCTCATATTGTGCTTATTTATTACCTTATTAATCATCATACCAATATTGGACAAACTAATATTGTGTGTAAATGGATTATTTCAATTGAGATTTTTTTCTTCATTTTTTATGTTTGGTTAAAAGCAAATCTATTTCCAAGTATAAAGAAGCAAGCAGCAAGTCTTAGATTAAGGATAATGATAGGTGGAGAAAGAATTGTTCTATTTGGATTGTACACCTCTCTCATTCAAATATTATTATACATAGTTTATTTAGTAAAAATGAGAGATGCAGCTCCTATTCATATTTTTGTAATAGATCTTATACTTGCTATTATAGCTATCCTCATCTTACTTACAAATGGTATGATCAGGATTTTATGTACTTCTAAAAGATTAAATATAGCTAAAAGATTTATCGTTGGCTTTGTGTGTTTTATTCCAATTATAAATATTTTTGCAATGTTATATGCTTGTCATACAGCTAAAATCGAATATGATCACGACCTATATAAAGTAATCACAAATAAGGAACGCGTGGATTCTCATGTATGTAAAACAAAGTATCCTCTCGTTTTAGTTCACGGTGTTGGATTTAGAGATCTAAAATATATTAATTACTGGGGAAGAATCCCTAAGGAACTGATACGTAACGGTGCAACTATTTATTACGGAAATCAAGAAGCCTGGGGAACTGTTGAATACAATGCACAGTATATGAAAAACAAAATTCTCCAAATCATTAAGGAAACAGGCTGCGAAAAGGTAAATATAATAGCACATTCTAAAGGCGGGTTAGACTCACGTTACATGGTTAGCAAACTTGAAATGGGAAAATATGTAGCATCCCTCACAATGATGTCTTCACCACATAGAGGATGTAAATTTGTTGATATAGCCTGCAAAATCCCCGATAAAATCTACAGAGCTGTTTCAAATTTTTTTGACAAATATTATAAAATTCTAGGTGATAAAAATCCTGACTTCTATACAGCTAGTAGACAATTTTCTACTTACAGTAGTTCAAAGTTTAATGAGGAAGTAAAAGACGTACCGGGGGTTTATTATCAAAGCTATGCAACAGCAGTAAAAAACATATTTAGTGATTATGTAGTATCTATTCCCTACGTTTTATCGAAGCTAACGTCTGGCGAAAATGATGGTTTAGTATCTATTGATTCTGCAAAATGGGGACACTTTAAGGGAGTTATAAGAAATAATAGAAGACGTGGCATTTCTCATGGAGATATTATAGATTTAAGAAGAGAAGATTACAAAGGCTTTGATGTACTTGAGAAGTATGTTGAAATTGTATCAGATCTTAAAGAAAAAGGATTTTAG
- a CDS encoding FeoA family protein — protein sequence MTKGIGLNEVEIKSKVKVIGIVPESKVRRKIMDMGIVRGTEIYIEGKAPMGDPIALRLRGYSLSLRKSEAKDILVEVL from the coding sequence ATGACAAAAGGTATAGGTCTTAATGAAGTTGAAATAAAATCAAAGGTTAAAGTTATTGGAATTGTACCAGAGAGTAAAGTTAGAAGAAAAATAATGGACATGGGGATAGTTAGAGGTACTGAAATATATATTGAGGGAAAAGCACCTATGGGTGATCCAATAGCACTTAGACTTAGAGGATATAGTTTGAGTTTAAGAAAAAGTGAAGCTAAGGATATTTTAGTTGAAGTTTTATAA
- a CDS encoding FeoA family protein has translation MINKAMPLNIVSAGRDAEVRDITGTEVMCKKLMEMGFNNGAVIRIIKNDAAHIVVKVGETRLALNRGMAQKVMVAEV, from the coding sequence ATGATTAATAAAGCAATGCCTTTAAACATAGTTTCAGCAGGAAGAGATGCAGAAGTTAGAGACATAACAGGAACTGAAGTAATGTGTAAAAAACTTATGGAAATGGGTTTTAACAATGGTGCAGTGATAAGAATTATTAAAAACGATGCAGCTCATATAGTAGTTAAGGTAGGAGAAACAAGATTGGCTTTAAATAGGGGAATGGCTCAAAAGGTTATGGTTGCAGAAGTTTAG
- the feoB gene encoding ferrous iron transport protein B, with the protein MMNRNLVVALAGNPNCGKTSLFNELTGSKQHVGNWPGVTVEKKEGKLKFEGREITIVDLPGTYSLGAYSEDEVVARDFILKDKPDVVINVVDACNLERNLYLTTQILETGAKVVLALNMMDEANTRNIDINIEKLQKSIGIPVVPTVATKKQGIKELVKNAIKLGDSESEELYTIDYGSDIQKEVDGIKAAIDEASVTLEYPKAWVSLKLLENDDYIRKYIDNSIKDDEVKHKVSEGIENLTSIIGYEPDAFIVDKRYELISKFVKNSVKKNEVQEESTSDKIDKVLTNKFLGIPIFAIIMFAVYQVSINFGNGTLSDLINDSLGQLGTNIAFTLDGFGVPKIIGAFVRDGVFAGVGSVLGFFPMILIMFFLISLLEDSGYMARAAYVMDRLMSAVGLHGKTAVSLIVGSGCNVAGIMSARTLESKKDRMIAILITPFISCPARLTVYGVFVGAFFAKQKLGIFSLGGIIIFLLYALGIFVAICAGKFFSSKVFEGETSYFVMELPPYRLPTLKGILIHMWEKSGHFLKKAGTIILGVCIIVWILADLPAGVEYGSKDSLLGIIGTFIAPIFKPAGFGSWQAGVALITGFAAKEAVVGTLGTIYGVNEGTQLFHAIHNTFTPLSAISFMIMTLLYVPCVATIGAVKSETNSNKWTVAVIIYTCVIGWVLATIFYQVGRLLGYV; encoded by the coding sequence ATGATGAATAGAAATTTAGTAGTAGCTTTAGCAGGTAATCCAAATTGCGGTAAAACAAGTCTTTTTAATGAACTTACAGGTTCAAAGCAGCATGTAGGTAATTGGCCAGGAGTTACAGTAGAGAAAAAGGAAGGTAAGCTTAAGTTTGAGGGAAGAGAAATAACTATAGTAGATTTACCAGGAACTTATAGCCTTGGCGCATATTCAGAAGATGAAGTAGTAGCTCGTGACTTTATATTAAAGGATAAACCAGATGTAGTTATAAATGTAGTTGATGCTTGTAATCTTGAGAGAAATTTATATCTTACCACCCAAATTTTAGAAACAGGTGCAAAAGTAGTATTAGCGTTAAATATGATGGATGAAGCTAATACCAGGAACATAGATATAAATATTGAAAAACTTCAAAAATCCATTGGCATACCAGTAGTTCCTACAGTAGCGACGAAAAAGCAGGGGATAAAGGAACTTGTTAAAAATGCAATAAAGCTCGGTGATTCTGAAAGTGAAGAGTTATATACAATTGATTATGGTAGCGATATTCAAAAGGAAGTAGATGGAATTAAAGCTGCTATTGATGAAGCTAGTGTCACTTTAGAATATCCAAAAGCATGGGTATCTTTAAAACTTTTAGAAAATGATGACTACATAAGAAAATATATTGATAATAGTATAAAAGATGACGAAGTGAAGCATAAGGTTAGTGAGGGAATTGAAAATTTAACTAGCATCATTGGGTATGAACCGGATGCCTTCATAGTAGATAAAAGATATGAACTTATAAGTAAATTTGTTAAAAACAGTGTTAAGAAAAATGAAGTACAAGAAGAAAGTACTTCAGATAAAATTGATAAGGTATTAACTAATAAATTTTTAGGCATACCAATATTTGCAATAATAATGTTTGCAGTATATCAAGTATCCATAAATTTTGGAAATGGAACACTTTCAGATTTGATAAATGATTCTCTTGGACAGCTTGGAACTAATATAGCTTTTACTTTGGATGGTTTTGGTGTACCTAAGATTATAGGTGCCTTTGTTAGGGATGGTGTTTTTGCCGGAGTTGGTTCTGTTTTAGGTTTCTTTCCTATGATTTTAATAATGTTTTTTCTTATATCTCTTCTTGAGGATAGCGGATATATGGCAAGAGCAGCATATGTTATGGATAGACTTATGAGTGCTGTAGGGCTTCATGGAAAAACAGCTGTTTCTTTAATTGTTGGAAGTGGATGCAATGTTGCAGGAATAATGTCAGCAAGAACACTTGAGAGTAAAAAGGATAGAATGATTGCAATTCTTATAACACCTTTCATTTCTTGTCCAGCAAGGTTAACTGTTTATGGTGTGTTTGTAGGGGCATTTTTCGCAAAACAAAAGCTTGGTATATTTAGTTTAGGCGGAATTATAATATTTTTACTATATGCACTTGGTATATTTGTAGCTATATGTGCGGGAAAATTCTTTAGTTCAAAGGTATTTGAAGGGGAAACTTCATATTTTGTTATGGAACTTCCACCATATAGACTCCCAACACTTAAAGGTATATTAATACACATGTGGGAAAAATCAGGACACTTCTTGAAGAAGGCTGGAACTATAATTTTAGGAGTGTGCATAATAGTATGGATACTTGCGGATTTACCAGCAGGAGTTGAGTATGGAAGTAAAGATTCTCTTCTTGGAATTATAGGAACCTTTATTGCACCAATATTTAAACCAGCAGGTTTTGGATCATGGCAAGCAGGAGTGGCTCTTATAACTGGATTTGCAGCGAAGGAAGCCGTTGTGGGTACTCTTGGAACAATATACGGAGTTAATGAAGGAACACAGCTTTTCCACGCAATTCATAATACTTTTACACCGTTATCAGCTATATCCTTTATGATAATGACACTTTTGTATGTACCATGTGTTGCTACAATAGGTGCTGTAAAGAGTGAAACAAATTCTAATAAGTGGACAGTTGCTGTAATTATATATACTTGCGTAATTGGTTGGGTGCTTGCAACAATATTCTATCAGGTAGGAAGATTGCTTGGATATGTATAG
- a CDS encoding FeoC-like transcriptional regulator — MKILKRLKDGGIYSNKLMAKELGVSESIIEQMILQLEQLGYIKKDIMTSGCDCSSCAPKKKSCCTGGNVKIDLWKLTEKGNRAI; from the coding sequence ATGAAAATTCTTAAAAGGTTAAAGGATGGAGGAATTTACTCCAATAAATTAATGGCAAAAGAGCTTGGTGTGAGTGAATCAATAATAGAGCAAATGATACTTCAACTTGAACAACTTGGATATATAAAGAAGGATATTATGACATCGGGCTGCGATTGCAGCAGTTGTGCTCCTAAAAAGAAAAGCTGCTGCACAGGTGGTAATGTAAAAATTGATTTATGGAAGCTTACAGAAAAGGGAAATAGAGCTATTTAG
- a CDS encoding HNH endonuclease — MRGEKCVVCGKDGERHHIVYKSQGGLDFPLNYVYLCDEHHRGINGPHKDRKVDLKYKLKMQKSLESILTNEYYKIKDLIKLLQINQRQAKIMTRNFKLYKEGYRKRDIIKRIMGGTFYYSDMLSDYYDDSLYRLLEERIK, encoded by the coding sequence TTGAGGGGAGAAAAATGTGTTGTATGCGGTAAAGATGGTGAAAGGCACCATATAGTATATAAAAGCCAAGGTGGACTCGATTTTCCTCTTAATTATGTTTATTTGTGTGACGAGCACCATAGAGGGATTAATGGACCTCATAAGGACAGGAAAGTTGATTTAAAGTATAAGCTTAAAATGCAAAAAAGTCTTGAAAGCATTTTGACTAATGAATATTATAAAATAAAGGATCTTATAAAGCTTCTTCAAATCAATCAAAGACAAGCTAAAATTATGACTAGAAATTTTAAGCTTTATAAAGAAGGTTATAGGAAAAGAGATATAATAAAGAGAATTATGGGTGGAACCTTTTACTATAGTGACATGTTAAGTGATTACTATGATGACTCTTTGTATAGGTTGTTAGAGGAAAGAATTAAATAG
- the pyk gene encoding pyruvate kinase, protein MQKTKMIFTIGPSSDSEEKLKELMNAGMNAARLNFSHGTHEDHKEKIDIIKKLRKELNKNVAIVVDIKGPKIRTHNFENDKAEIKKGQTFTVMCGSEILGNSEKCSVSYDDLYKDVKKGGLLLVDDGLLEFEITDVQDKNIICKAKNNGIISNHKGVNVPGVSIGLPAVTEKDVLDLKFACKMQADLVAASFIRKAEDVSVVRKVLKENGGEDIRVISKIETQEGVDNIDKILELSDGIMVARGDMGVEIPIEDVPSIQKMIIRKCNDAGKIVITATQMLDSMIRNPRPTRAEASDVANAIYDGTDAIMLSGESASGLYPIEAAETMAKIAQKTESQIDYTKALNERKGEIITKISDAISLAACSTAAELKAAAIITATQSGITARMVSKFRPTCPIIAVTPHDDVARRLALNFGITPITSEKVVSTDELISVSIKRALNENLIKKGDLVVVVAGVPVGESGTTNMLKIQYT, encoded by the coding sequence GTGCAAAAAACAAAAATGATTTTTACAATAGGGCCCTCTAGTGATTCAGAGGAGAAATTAAAAGAATTAATGAATGCTGGAATGAATGCTGCAAGGTTAAATTTTTCACATGGCACTCATGAAGATCACAAAGAAAAAATAGATATTATAAAAAAACTTAGAAAAGAACTGAACAAAAATGTTGCAATTGTAGTTGACATCAAAGGACCAAAAATTAGAACTCATAATTTTGAAAATGACAAAGCTGAAATAAAAAAAGGTCAAACCTTCACAGTAATGTGTGGAAGCGAAATTTTGGGAAATTCAGAGAAATGCTCCGTTTCTTATGATGATCTTTATAAAGATGTAAAAAAAGGTGGATTACTCCTTGTCGATGATGGTCTTTTAGAATTTGAAATAACTGATGTACAAGACAAAAACATTATTTGTAAGGCAAAAAATAATGGTATTATTTCAAATCATAAAGGTGTAAATGTACCTGGTGTTTCTATAGGTCTTCCTGCTGTAACTGAAAAAGATGTATTAGATTTAAAATTTGCATGTAAAATGCAAGCTGATTTAGTAGCTGCTTCTTTTATAAGAAAAGCAGAAGATGTATCTGTCGTTAGAAAGGTTCTTAAAGAAAATGGTGGAGAAGATATAAGAGTTATCTCTAAGATAGAAACTCAAGAAGGTGTTGATAACATCGATAAGATTCTCGAACTATCTGATGGAATCATGGTAGCAAGAGGAGATATGGGTGTTGAAATTCCAATAGAGGATGTTCCTTCAATACAGAAAATGATAATAAGAAAATGTAATGATGCAGGCAAAATAGTTATAACAGCTACTCAAATGCTTGATTCAATGATAAGAAACCCAAGACCTACAAGAGCTGAGGCATCAGATGTTGCCAATGCAATATATGACGGAACAGATGCTATAATGCTAAGTGGAGAAAGTGCAAGTGGTTTATATCCAATTGAAGCTGCTGAAACTATGGCAAAGATAGCACAAAAAACAGAATCTCAAATAGACTATACTAAAGCTCTTAATGAAAGAAAAGGTGAAATTATAACAAAAATTTCAGACGCTATAAGTCTTGCTGCATGCTCAACTGCTGCTGAACTTAAAGCTGCTGCTATAATAACAGCTACTCAAAGCGGTATAACTGCAAGAATGGTATCTAAATTCAGACCAACTTGCCCTATAATAGCTGTTACACCTCATGATGATGTTGCAAGAAGACTTGCTCTAAACTTTGGTATAACACCTATTACATCTGAAAAAGTTGTTTCAACAGATGAACTTATATCTGTTTCAATAAAAAGAGCACTTAACGAGAATTTAATTAAAAAAGGTGACTTAGTTGTTGTAGTTGCAGGTGTTCCTGTAGGCGAATCTGGAACTACTAATATGTTAAAAATTCAATACACATAA
- a CDS encoding polysaccharide deacetylase family protein produces the protein MKTNGISLILKRSAMILSIALIVLGATYIVKTDFLETYNKTSNTDNLQTKLSKKSIKTKNVSNTKTEKTAYLTFDDGPSSNVTPYILDTLKTYDVKATFFVTGKNSIINKLTLSKEAQSGNSIGIKSFDNNITKIYSSPTEYINDINECRDILRAILGDGKFNMKLIRFPGGSTMVSKNFKKSIKKAGYNFVDWDIDSKDALRTKQKLPNDIVNSVKSSYKNNDKIIILMHDSSSNEATLQALPEIIQFLKSQNYVFKTLK, from the coding sequence ATGAAAACAAATGGAATTTCTTTAATTTTAAAAAGATCTGCTATGATTCTATCAATAGCCCTTATAGTGCTAGGTGCCACATATATTGTCAAAACAGATTTTTTAGAAACCTATAATAAAACTTCAAATACCGACAACCTGCAAACTAAACTTTCAAAAAAATCCATAAAAACAAAGAATGTCAGCAACACTAAAACTGAAAAAACAGCTTATCTTACCTTTGATGACGGACCATCATCTAATGTAACTCCTTACATACTTGATACTTTAAAAACCTATGATGTAAAAGCAACCTTTTTTGTTACTGGTAAAAATTCAATAATAAACAAGCTAACTCTCTCAAAGGAAGCGCAGTCAGGAAACTCTATAGGCATAAAAAGCTTTGACAATAATATCACAAAAATATACTCATCTCCAACTGAATACATTAATGATATTAATGAATGTAGAGACATTTTAAGAGCAATACTAGGTGATGGAAAGTTCAATATGAAGCTAATAAGATTTCCGGGTGGTTCTACTATGGTAAGTAAGAATTTCAAAAAATCCATAAAAAAGGCCGGCTATAATTTTGTCGACTGGGATATAGATTCTAAAGATGCACTTAGGACAAAACAAAAATTACCTAACGATATTGTAAATTCAGTTAAGTCCTCTTACAAAAACAACGATAAGATAATAATACTAATGCATGATTCATCTTCCAATGAAGCAACCTTACAGGCGCTTCCAGAAATAATACAATTTTTAAAATCGCAAAATTATGTCTTTAAAACCTTGAAATAA
- a CDS encoding zinc ribbon domain-containing protein, with the protein MKYCVNCGAQLNDDDLFCGACGAKQPESSKVGNAVGKIQNLNLDFKGVVKSLGNVFLKPVSASEEFVQRTSRNNSILATLILLLISAILGMWRIQQVLSGIEKLLTGVLGSSLIGNIIGSTSRYFDAKQDLHISYGMIFIENAFVFILAVAVIFGVLYLALNVVDKNKVNILTIYNIAVVYTVPFLYFKLISIIVSYISNSVGIFVELIGLIISIVTLVLIIRDIFKVDKDKAVIITVVVSIIVIFIAMFCLNSFVQANIKQIMQSQIDGAKLNI; encoded by the coding sequence ATGAAGTATTGCGTAAATTGTGGCGCACAATTAAATGATGATGATTTATTTTGTGGAGCGTGTGGAGCTAAGCAACCAGAATCATCAAAAGTGGGAAATGCAGTAGGGAAAATTCAAAATCTTAATTTGGATTTTAAGGGAGTAGTTAAAAGTTTAGGAAATGTGTTTTTAAAACCTGTATCAGCGTCTGAAGAATTTGTTCAAAGAACTTCAAGGAATAATTCTATATTAGCAACATTAATTTTATTGCTTATATCTGCAATATTAGGTATGTGGAGAATTCAGCAGGTATTATCAGGAATAGAGAAGCTACTTACAGGAGTGCTTGGTAGTTCACTTATAGGAAATATTATTGGTTCTACAAGTAGGTATTTTGATGCAAAACAAGATTTACATATTTCATATGGAATGATATTTATTGAAAATGCTTTTGTTTTTATACTTGCCGTTGCAGTTATATTTGGAGTTTTATATCTAGCATTAAATGTTGTTGATAAAAATAAGGTTAATATTTTAACAATATATAATATTGCCGTTGTATACACAGTGCCATTTTTATATTTTAAATTAATATCAATAATAGTATCGTATATATCTAATTCAGTTGGTATTTTTGTAGAATTAATAGGACTTATAATTTCTATAGTAACATTAGTTTTAATAATAAGGGATATATTTAAAGTTGATAAAGATAAGGCAGTAATTATTACGGTAGTTGTTTCTATAATAGTTATATTTATAGCGATGTTTTGCTTAAATAGTTTTGTACAAGCTAATATAAAACAAATTATGCAGTCCCAAATAGATGGAGCTAAGCTTAATATATAA
- a CDS encoding TerC family protein gives MDNLIPIFLGALQITLLDVVLSGDNIGVIALATKDLPKTLAKKASFIGVVAAVTLRIIFACLITYILMIQWLPIKLVGGIILVKITWDFIKPHEESSNKAVHNSKKMLAAIQSIILADFTMSLDNVLAIAAAAKGHIGLIVFGLILNIPIIFWGSQYVATLMKKYKIVIYIGGAILAHTAFSMIFEDRLIKNIVPHSLGIFLPYAFAALTLLYGFIILSFSSSTKRSEKSQDECAITKK, from the coding sequence ATGGATAATTTAATACCTATTTTTTTAGGCGCATTACAAATAACTTTATTAGACGTAGTTTTAAGTGGTGACAACATAGGAGTTATCGCATTAGCAACAAAAGATTTACCAAAAACATTAGCAAAAAAAGCCTCTTTTATTGGGGTTGTAGCTGCCGTGACACTTAGAATAATTTTTGCATGCTTAATAACCTACATACTTATGATTCAGTGGCTTCCTATCAAGTTAGTGGGCGGAATAATTTTAGTTAAAATAACCTGGGACTTTATAAAACCTCATGAAGAATCTAGCAATAAAGCAGTACATAATTCAAAAAAAATGTTAGCAGCAATTCAAAGCATAATATTAGCTGACTTTACAATGAGCTTAGATAATGTACTTGCTATCGCAGCAGCTGCAAAAGGACATATAGGTTTGATTGTATTTGGTTTGATTTTAAATATTCCAATAATATTTTGGGGAAGTCAATATGTAGCAACCTTAATGAAAAAATATAAGATAGTAATATATATAGGTGGCGCTATTCTTGCCCACACTGCTTTTTCAATGATATTTGAGGATAGACTTATTAAAAATATAGTTCCTCATTCACTAGGAATTTTTCTACCATATGCTTTTGCTGCCTTAACTCTTCTCTATGGTTTTATAATACTTTCTTTTAGTTCAAGTACTAAGCGTTCAGAAAAAAGCCAAGATGAATGTGCAATAACCAAAAAATAA
- a CDS encoding amidohydrolase, whose amino-acid sequence MLLIKNGKIITMTGKNYDKGCVLIDNGKIVDVNENIKENKYMKVIDASNFTVIPGIIDAHCHIGIDEQDIGKVGLDINEVSNPVTPNLRAIDAINPMDSAFNDAVMGGITGVMTGPGSANVIGGQFVFMKTYGKCIDDMVVLEPAAVKAALGENPKRVYGGKGKAPVTRMAIAALLREALTEAENYKNKKEALKAKGERIEKNLKLEALIPVIEGNIPLKVHAHRADDILTAIRIAKEFKINITLDHCTEGHLIPEKVKESGYPVLVGPSLTSRSKSEVSNKTFKTPGVLANMGIKTAIITDHPVIPIQYLPICAGLSCREGMKVEDALYAITLNAAEICGVASRLGSIEKGKDADIAIFDGNPMEVFTKTIYTIIDGNIVYKHECY is encoded by the coding sequence ATGTTACTTATAAAAAATGGAAAAATTATTACCATGACAGGCAAGAATTACGATAAGGGATGCGTTTTAATAGATAATGGAAAAATAGTTGATGTGAATGAAAATATAAAAGAGAATAAATACATGAAAGTAATAGATGCATCAAATTTTACAGTTATTCCTGGAATAATAGATGCACATTGTCATATAGGAATTGATGAGCAGGATATAGGAAAAGTTGGGCTTGATATAAATGAGGTTTCAAATCCAGTTACACCAAATTTAAGAGCTATAGATGCTATAAACCCAATGGATTCTGCTTTTAATGATGCTGTTATGGGTGGGATTACAGGTGTTATGACTGGTCCGGGAAGTGCAAATGTAATTGGTGGACAATTTGTCTTTATGAAGACCTACGGAAAATGCATTGATGATATGGTTGTTCTAGAACCGGCTGCAGTTAAGGCTGCGTTAGGTGAAAATCCTAAAAGAGTTTATGGTGGAAAGGGCAAGGCTCCTGTAACAAGGATGGCAATAGCAGCTCTTTTAAGAGAAGCTCTTACAGAGGCTGAGAATTATAAAAATAAAAAGGAAGCTTTAAAGGCAAAGGGAGAAAGAATTGAAAAGAATTTAAAACTAGAAGCATTAATTCCGGTAATTGAGGGAAATATTCCTCTTAAGGTTCATGCTCATAGAGCTGATGATATACTGACAGCTATAAGAATAGCAAAGGAGTTTAAGATTAATATTACATTAGATCACTGCACAGAAGGACACCTAATACCTGAGAAGGTAAAGGAGTCAGGGTATCCAGTTTTAGTAGGACCATCGCTTACATCAAGATCTAAAAGTGAGGTCTCAAATAAAACCTTTAAAACTCCAGGTGTATTAGCAAATATGGGTATAAAAACTGCAATAATAACAGATCACCCAGTTATACCAATTCAGTATCTGCCTATTTGTGCTGGACTTTCATGTAGGGAAGGAATGAAAGTAGAAGATGCTCTTTATGCAATAACCCTAAATGCTGCTGAAATTTGTGGTGTTGCGTCGAGGCTTGGAAGTATTGAGAAAGGGAAGGATGCAGACATAGCTATCTTCGATGGTAATCCAATGGAGGTATTTACAAAAACAATATACACAATAATTGATGGCAATATTGTATATAAGCATGAGTGTTATTGA